A single genomic interval of Juglans regia cultivar Chandler chromosome 1, Walnut 2.0, whole genome shotgun sequence harbors:
- the LOC118344036 gene encoding auxin efflux carrier component 2-like has product MITGKDMYDVFAAIVPLYVAMLLAYGSVKWWKIFTPDQCSGINRFVAVFAVPLLSFHFISTNDPYAMNYRFIAADSLQKIVVLTALFLWQTFSKNGNLEWMITLFSLSTLPNTLVMGIPLLKAMYGDFSGDLMVQIVVLQSIIWYTLMLFLFEFRGAKLLIAEQFPETAGSITSFKVDSDVVSLNGREPLQADAEIGDDGKLHVVVRRSGTASMISSFSKSNGLNSLTSMTPRASNLTGVEIYSVQSSREPTPRASSFNQTDFYAMFASKAPSPKHGYTNSFQGGLGGDVYSLQSSKGATPRASNFDEEMFKIGKKRPGGRSMSGELFNGGFVSSYPPPNPMLSGSTSGGLRKKDSSGGGAVPNKELHMFVWSSSASPVSEGNLRHAVNAASSTDFGVIDPSKGAAPQHENAASRGMHDSDEN; this is encoded by the exons ATGATTACTGGAAAGGACATGTACGATGTGTTTGCGGCCATTGTGCCTTTGTATGTTGCAATGCTATTAGCATATGGCTCCGTCAAGTGGTGGAAAATCTTTACACCTGACCAGTGCTCCGGCATCAACCGCTTTGTGGCTGTGTTTGCAGTTCCATTGCTTTCCTTCCATTTCATTTCTACCAATGACCCTTATGCCATGAACTATCGATTCATTGCAGCTGACTCCCTCCAGAAAATCGTCGTTCTTACTGCTCTCTTTCTGTGGCAAACCTTCAGCAAAAATGGCAATCTTGAGTGGATGATCACGTTGTTCTCACTTTCCACCCTCCCAAACACACTTGTCATGGGAATCCCACTCTTGAAGGCCATGTATGGAGATTTCTCGGGAGACCTTATGGTCCAGATTGTGGTTTTGCAGAGTATAATTTGGTATACTCTCATGCTCTTCCTGTTTGAGTTCAGAGGTGCAAAGCTCCTCATTGCTGAGCAATTCCCTGAGACTGCTGGATCCATCACCTCCTTCAAAGTTGATTCAGACGTTGTGTCACTAAACGGTCGTGAGCCATTGCAGGCTGATGCTGAGATCGGTGACGATGGAAAGCTTCACGTAGTGGTAAGAAGATCGGGTACAGCATCTATGATTTCTTCTTTCAGCAAATCCAATGGACTAAACTCGTTAACTTCCATGACCCCACGGGCATCGAACCTCACCGGTGTTGAGATCTATTCGGTACAATCTTCTCGAGAACCCACGCCAAGGGCTTCCAGCTTTAACCAGACAGATTTTTATGCCATGTTTGCTAGCAAGGCACCCAGTCCAAAACATGGATACACAAATAGTTTCCAAGGGGGTTTAGGCGGCGATGTTTACTCATTGCAGTCTTCAAAAGGAGCAACACCAAGGGCTTCAAATTTTGACGAGGAGATGTTTAAGATTGGGAAGAAGAGGCCGGGAGGACGGAGCATGAGCGGTGAGTTGTTTAATGGCGGTTTCGTTTCATCGTACCCGCCTCCAAACCCTATGTTGTCGGGGTCTACTAGTGGTGGCCTAAGGAAGAAGGATAGTTCTGGCGGTGGTGCAGTGCCTAACAAGGAGCTTCACATGTTTGTTTGGAGCTCGAGTGCGTCTCCAGTTTCGGAAGGGAACCTGAGACATGCAGTTAATGCAGCTTCCTCAACGGACTTTGGTGTCATTGATCCTTCCAAGGGCGCTGCTCCTCAACATGAAAATGCTGCTTCAAGAG GAATGCACGATTCAGATGAAAAT
- the LOC118348327 gene encoding probable WRKY transcription factor 17, which yields MAIDLVPYFKMEDPMAIQEEASAGLKSMEHLICLLSHQAPRDNHLNHLDCREITDFTVSKFKKVISILNRTGHARFRRGPSNPPSSYSGPTNPVERRSVPDPVRPQIQSQQPQTITLDFSKPRTASGSRPVLSVNQQSKESFSTSPPVSSTTSSFMSSVTADGSVSNGKQGSSLLIAPTTTMSAGKPPLSSSQRKKCSVNHSLSAANISSSDRCHCSKKRKSRVKRAVRVAAISSKIADIPSDEFSWRKYGQKPIKGSPYPRGYYRCSSVKGCPARKHVERAQDDPNMLIVTYEGEHRHPHPPIPAANFAPQSSA from the exons ATGGCGATAGATCTGGTCCCTTACTTCAAGATGGAGGATCCGATGGCTATACAAGAAGAAGCATCGGCTGGGTTGAAGAGTATGGAGCACCTGATCTGCCTACTCTCCCATCAAGCCCCTCGCGATAACCACCTCAACCACCTTGACTGCCGAGAAATCACCGACTTCACCGTTTCCAAATTCAAAAAGGTAATCTCCATCCTAAACCGGACTGGCCACGCCCGGTTCCGCCGCGGACCTTCGAACCCTCCTTCTTCTTATAGCGGACCGACAAACCCCGTCGAACGCCGTTCAGTCCCAGATCCGGTCCGGCCTCAGATACAGTCCCAACAACCTCAGACCATCACGCTTGATTTCTCGAAACCTAGAACTGCTTCCGGGTCGCGACCGGTGTTGTCGGTAAATCAGCAGTCGAAGGAGAGCTTCAGCACATCTCCACCTGTTTCCTCCACGACCTCGTCGTTTATGTCATCTGTTACTGCAGACGGCAGCGTTTCGAATGGTAAACAAGGTTCCTCGCTCCTAATAGCTCCGACCACCACCATGTCGGCCGGGAAACCGCCTCTTTCTTCGTCTCAGCGTAAAAAGTGCAGCGTGAATCATTCTCTCTCTGCTGCGAATATCTCCTCGTCTGACCGTTGCCATTGCTCCAAGAAAAG GAAATCCAGAGTGAAGAGGGCCGTCAGAGTTGCAGCAATAAGCTCGAAGATCGCGGATATACCGTCGGACGAGTTCTCGTGGAGAAAATACGGTCAAAAGCCGATAAAGGGCTCACCTTACCCAAG AGGGTATTACAGATGCAGTAGCGTGAAAGGGTGCCCAGCGAGAAAGCACGTGGAAAGAGCACAAGACGATCCAAATATGCTGATCGTAACATATGAAGGAGAGCACCGTCACCCGCATCCTCCGATTCCGGCTGCGAATTTCGCCCCTCAGTCGTCGGCGTGA